A window from Culex pipiens pallens isolate TS chromosome 3, TS_CPP_V2, whole genome shotgun sequence encodes these proteins:
- the LOC120422303 gene encoding cell division control protein 6 homolog yields MSTRRSSRGSRLSEVVQLEEREEAKENTTPTKRRGRPRKTIGGSIPEEEDDLQPTDASPPKRVKVSSRKKKVVEEEEQDSAEPVSVTAIGSLPERERETENLAKYIEDILAENGSGSLYISGPPGTGKTATLTKIISDRKLATKLKMVYVNCTSMSSAGSIYKKICEELSLSVAGTSEKFYLMAIEEYLKRKHKTVMLVLDEIDQLASSKQTILYNIFEWPAKRESRLILVGIANALDLTDRLLSRLQARCELKPHLIQFLPYTKQQLVAILKNNMVQNDTTEMFNDAALQLLAAKVASTSGDARRALFLARRLVENASKEDRETKKANAKLQDKPLSSPPKKPVQIGLVVNTLKQVYGTTQTMADDEAFPLQQKLLLCSLLLVLKAGKSKDITVGRLHQVYRAVCAKRNLQVVDQTEFLNMCSLVETRGILRLQGKKEARLMRVQLQWDEDEVHNTLNDKQLIADVLADTSCAQGK; encoded by the exons ATGTCCACCCGTCGTAGTAGCCGCGGCTCCCGGCTGAGTGAAGTGGTCCAGTTGGAGGAGCGTGAAGAGGCCAAAGAGAACACAACGCCCACAAAGCGGCGAGGTCGGCCGCGCAAAACGATCGGCGGAAGTATTCCGGAGGAGGAGGATGACCTGCAGCCGACGGATGCTTCCCCGCCGAAACGGGTTAAAGTGTCGTCCAGGAAGAAGAAGGTGGTTGAGGAGGAAGAGCAGGACAGCGCGGAACCGGTCAGTGTGACCGCGATCGGCAGTTTGCCCGAGCGGGAGCGGGAAACGGAAAATTTGGCCAAATACATCGAGGACATTCTGGCGGAGAATGGGTCGGGCAGTTTGTACATCAG TGGTCCGCCTGGAACGGGAAAAACGGCAACGCTCACCAAGATCATCAGCGATCGCAAGCTAGCCACAAAGCTAAAGATGGTCTACGTAAACTGCACCTCGATGAGCAGCGCCGGAAGTATCTACAAGAAGATCTGCGAAGAGCTGTCCCTGTCGGTGGCCGGGACAAGTGAAAAGTTTTACCTTATGGCCATTGAAGAGTACCTCAAGCGGAAGCACAAGACGGTGATGCTGGTTCTGGATGAGATTGACCAGCTGGCGAGCAGCAAGCAGACCATCTTGTACAACATCTTTGAGTGGCCGGCGAAGCGAGAGTCCCGCCTCATCCTAGTCGGGATCGCTAATGCGCTGGATTTGACCGACAGACTGCTCTCTCGACTGCAGGCCAGATGCGAACTCAAGCCACACCTCATTCAGTTCCTTCCGTACACCAAACAGCAGCTGGTCGCGATCCTCAAGAACAACATGGTCCAGAACGACACCACCGAAATGTTCAACGATGCCGCCCTCCAGCTGCTCGCCGCAAAAGTGGCGTCCACTTCCGGCGATGCTCGGCGTGCCCTTTTCCTTGCTCGACGACTCGTCGAGAACGCCTCCAAAGAAGATCGCGAAACCAAAAAGGCCAACGCCAAACTACAGGACAAGCCCCTTTCCTCACCACCCAAAAAGCCCGTCCAAATCGGCCTCGTCGTCAACACCCTCAAGCAGGTCTACGGAACGACGCAAACCATGGCCGACGACGAAGCGTTCCCCCTCCAGCAAAAGCTGCTGCTCTGCTCCCTTCTTCTGGTGCTTAAAGCCGGCAAGAGCAAGGACATCACCGTTGGCCGGCTGCACCAGGTTTACCGTGCGGTCTGTGCCAAGCGAAACCTCCAGGTCGTGGACCAAACGGAGTTCCTCAACATGTGCTCGCTGGTGGAAACGCGGGGCATTTTGCGCCTCCAGGGAAAGAAGGAAGCGCGGCTAATGCGTGTGCAGTTGCAGTGGGATGAGGACGAGGTGCACAACACGCTCAACGATAAGCAGCTAATTGCGGACGTCCTGGCGGACACCTCGTGCGCGCAGGGGAAGTAA
- the LOC120422297 gene encoding uncharacterized protein LOC120422297, with amino-acid sequence MMDPSTVVPSGEMDFSAFVLDLNQSPKIDCTAVTGTEIHRCCAPESRLSAEFENKMQKLITNFDLDDDLGMPAMRFSDPEPVLNDELDGTILADRDYPIESLDTTVDNEDDPLNLTADDCDDSGDAGCSSDEQQQESRSLSLSYSISHAQENFSQYSQSTGLSKRYDSPCSYEDDRESEGTNFDKLDDWSDLISDLHNNNNNTSVDAANREFKEYLDDFLGKDQQNGGSTSGIGTSEDGTSDTKEPESSCEEEQQTAAEKRNKDSRPDTPALERKAKGQHNYLDYRDPGLADFDDDAMMQGAIDDNSNVLLMTTTTDGVGVFREQGISVKRKMCEDKEDCERRLELIVEKFQKTDIVPDRGQHARLLDEQTFTRWCQIDSTPTPVLTPSCMDADAENQTDDEKLVMLDGEEDATDSPVATTPTNPRNMQRLFRTLANEEDGLGQADETLEQQLASESDSQLFTKQRYQKKLVGKIDPAQSVAGSSRKTLKLPLMKQQK; translated from the exons ATGATGGACCCGTCGACCGTCGTCCCGTCGGGGGAGATGGATTTCTCCGCGTTTGTGCTGGACCTGAACCAAAGTCCCAAAATTGACTGCACTGCCGTGACGGGAACCGAGATCCACCGGTGCTGCGCCCCCGAGTCCCGGCTATCGGCCGAGTTCGAAAACAAAATGCAAAAGCTCATCACCAACTTTGACCTGGACGACGACTTGGGAATGCCGGCGATGCGCTTCAGCGATCCGGAACCGGTGCTGAACG ATGAACTGGACGGCACCATCCTAGCGGACCGCGACTATCCCATCGAGTCGCTGGATACGACGGTGGACAATGAGGACGACCCGCTGAACCTCACCGCGGATGATTGCGACGATAGTGGCGATGCCGGTTGTAGCTCCGATGAGCAGCAGCAAGAATCCCGCTCCCTGTCCCTGTCGTATTCCATTTCGCACGCCCAGGAAAACTTTTCCCAATACTCGCAAAGCACCGGTCTCTCGAAGCGGTACGATTCGCCGTGTTCCTACGAGGATGACCGGGAATCGGAAGGCACGAATTTTGACAAGCTGGACGATTGGTCCGACCTGATCAGTGACCTccacaataacaacaacaacaccagtgTGGACGCGGCCAATCGGGAGTTTAAGGAGTACCTGGACGATTTTCTAGGCAAGGATCAGCAAAACGGTGGGTCGACGAGCGGAATCGGAACCAGTGAGGATGGAACAAGCGATACCAAAGAGCCGGAAAGTTCCTGCGAGGAAGAGCAGCAGACGGCGGCGGAGAAACGAAACAAAG ACTCCCGCCCGGACACGCCAGCCCTGGAACGAAAGGCAAAGGGCCAGCACAACTATCTGGACTACCGTGATCCCGGGCTCGCGGACTTTGACGACGATGCCATGATGCAGGGTGCCATCGACGACAACTCGAACGTGTTGCTGATGACCACTACCACCGACGGCGTCGGAGTGTTCCGGGAGCAAGGTATCTCCGTGAAGCGCAAAATGTGCGAGGACAAAGAGGACTGCGAGCGGCGGCTGGAACTGATTGtggaaaagtttcaaaaaacggacaTCGTTCCGGACCGAGGACAGCATGCTCGGCTGCTGGACGAGCAAACGTTTACCCGTTGGTGCCAGATCGACTCGACGCCGACGCCAGTTTTGACCCCCTCCTGCATGGACGCCGACGCAGAGAACCAGACCGACGACGAGAAACTGGTCATGCTGGACGGAGAGGAGGACGCGACGGACTCTCCGGTAGCCACGACTCCGACCAATCCGCGCAACATGCAGCGGCTGTTCAGGACACTGGCCAACGAGGAGGATGGCCTTGGCCAGGCGGATGAAACTCTCGAGCAGCAGCTTGCCAGCGAATCCGACAGTCAATTATTCACCAAACAGCGTTATCAGAAGAAACTGGTCGGAAAAATTGATCCGGCCCAGTCGGTAGCAGGTTCTTCCCGGAAGACGCTCAAGCTGCCCCTGATGAAGCAACAAAAGTAG
- the LOC120422296 gene encoding LOW QUALITY PROTEIN: uncharacterized protein LOC120422296 (The sequence of the model RefSeq protein was modified relative to this genomic sequence to represent the inferred CDS: inserted 2 bases in 1 codon; deleted 2 bases in 1 codon): MEQRSGGTFATEERAAVGGRSTVCNRSQLDNTGTADARRRRTSGICAYPVDEVLSKANKLCTGFVGNDCSAPNRTKINTVRKHPQALRHGVLSYYFYHHLRWIPRSYQVRVLDSTTLKLANSDIPGIPEKNIWTLSTDGNPRSGSSARRDHGKDGLDALSYRGALWPEENVACNKFNSKIIQGEVRSEAGGKSDECAPVPQGRVESAGFWYGHEPERGHRRWLRSWHHPGLQRFEAVGRGERADGSGASESEIFIWDLNITAAPMSSGTKAQPFEDVQDLTWNRRVQHILASVSSSCSPSVQLWDLRYATAPTKTFHIHQRGVLGLTWCPKDFALVASCGKDNKIHCWNQNSEEQNGEILSELATQNQWNFDVAWCPRNPALIAGSSFDGNVTVYLINGGAHAQVQTVNKIADSFPGVDSIEHEPVHPFAGQPQXPSEDLKRPPGACFGLGGKLDMFNGTSRTVIVNQVVTDCERIERSNRLEQVLAEGTRSDACVRRNLKDCWETSRLDCAI; the protein is encoded by the exons ATGGAACAG AGATCCGGCGGAACCTTTGCCACTGAAGAACGAGCTGCTGTTGGCGGACGATCCACTGTTTGCAACCGAAGTCAACTTGATAATACTGGAACTGCAGATGCTAGGCGAAGAAGGACTTCCGGAATATGTGCTTACCCGGTCGATGAAGTACTGTCCAAGGCCAACAAGCTGTGCACGGGATTCGTCGGCAACGACTGCTCAGCGCCAAACAGGACAAAAATAAACACCGTAAGAAAACATCCGCAAGCTCTTCGACATGGCGTCCTTTCGTATTATTTTTATCACCATTTGCGATGGATCCCTCGTTCCTACCAAGTACGCGTTCTGGACTCGACCACCCTCAAACTG gcCAACTCGGACATTCCCGGAATCCCGGAAAAAAACATCTGGACGCTATCGACTGACGGGAATCCTCGATCCGGATCATCTGCTAGACGCGATCACGGAAAAGACGGCCTTGACGCATTGTCTTACCGTGGAGCGCTGTGGCCAGAGGAGAACGTCGCGTGCAACAAGTTCAACTCGAAGATCATCCAGGGTGAGGTCAGATCTGAAGCTGGTGGGAAGTCAGACGAGTGCGCACCGGTTCCACAAGGTCGTGTGGAGTCCGCTGGATTTTGGTACGGCCACGAACCCGAACGGGGTCATCGTCGGTGGTTGCGAAGCTGGCATCATCCAGGTTTACAGCGCTTTGAAGCTGTTGGCCGGGGAGAACGCGCTGATGGCTCGGGAGCGTCGGAGTCGGAAATCTTCATCTGGGATCTGAACATCACGGCGGCGCCGATGAGCTCAGGAACGAAGGCGCAACCGTTTGAGGATGTTCAGGATCTCACGTGGAACCGACGGGTCCAGCATATCCTGGCCTCCGTCTCCAGCTCGTGTT CCCCCTCCGTTCAACTGTGGGATCTCCGCTACGCGACTGCCCCCACCAAAACCTTCCACATCCACCAGCGGGGTGTCCTCGGTCTGACCTGGTGCCCGAAGGATTTCGCCCTGGTCGCTTCCTGCGGCAAAGACAACAAAATCCACTGCTGGAACCAAAACTCCGAAGAGCAAAACGGGGAAATCCTCTCCGAGCTCGCGACC CAAAACCAGTGGAACTTTGACGTGGCCTGGTGTCCGCGCAACCCGGCGCTCATCGCCGGTTCCAGCTTTGACGGCAACGTAACCGTTTATTTGATCAATGGCGGAGCGCACGCCCAGGTGCAGACGGTGAACAAAATAGCCGATTCGTTCCCCGGAGTGGACAGCATCGAGCACGAGCCGGTTCACCCGTTCGCAGGACAGCCGCA CCCATCTGAAGATCTGAAGCGACCGCCGGGAGCGTGCTTTGGG CTCGGCGGCAAGCTGGACATGTTCAACGGAACGAGCCGCACCGTCATCGTGAACCAGGTCGTAACGGATTGCGAGCGGATCGAACGCTCGAACCGTCTCGAGCAAGTGCTGGCCGAGGGCACTCGCTCCGACGCCTGCGTGAGAAGGAACTTGAAGGATTGCTGGGAGACTTCTCGGCTTGACTGCGCGATCTAA